DNA sequence from the Sulfurimonas sp. HSL3-7 genome:
AGATCAACCAGGAGTTTTCTGATTTTCTTGATACGCCGCCGGATTCCCTTATCGGACTGGACATGAAACAGCTCCCGGACCAGCGTATTTTACCTGCAATTCAGGCCGTTATGGACGATAGCGGCGGTTATTACGAAGGAGAGTACCGCACCAAATACAAGCGAAAAGAGACGTGGATCAGCATGCGCACCTCTCCGGTTCTTGATGCAAACCGCCATGTGATCGGCGGCATCGCCATCATTTCCGACATCACCGAACGGATGAATGATCAAAAGAAGATCCAGCATCAGGCCTACTACGATGCCCTCACCAATATACCCAACCGCACCCTTCTGATAGAGCGGATCCATCACGAGATCGGCCGCTTCAAACGCCATCATATTATTGCCGGAATGCTCTTTCTCGACCTCGACCATTTCAAGAACATCAACGACTCCCTGGGGCATCAGGTCGGTGACCAGCTGCTGATCGAGACAGCCAAGCGGCTAAAAAGCATACTAAGAGACGAGGACACCCTCTCACGTCTCGGCGGTGACGAGTTCGTCATCCTTCTACCCGACCTCGGATCCGAGCCGATACCGGCTCTCGGCAAAGCGGAACACGTTGCCGAGAAAGTCCACCGGGCACTGGAAGAGCCGTTTATTCTGCAGGGGCATGAGCTTTCCACATCAGCGAGTATCGGCATGGTGATAACGGATGATGACAACAGCACGACCGAAGATCTGATCAAGCATGCCGATATGGCGATGTACCAGGCCAAAAAAGAGTGGCGGGGCAGTACAAGCTTCTACCGTCCGGAGATGGACAGAATGATAAAAAGACGCCTTAGAATCGACCATGCCCTGCGTTCTACCGTTTCCGCCAACGAGCTTGAGCTCTATTTTCAGCCTATTATCGAGTTTGCGACCGGCAACGTCATCGGGGCCGAAGCCCTGCTGCGGTGGGAAAACCCGAAACTGGGGAGAATCACCCCCGATGAGTTCATCCCCATCGCCGAAGAGAGCGGCGTCATCATTGAAATCGGGGAATGGGTTCTAAACCGGGCCTGCGAGCAGTTTGCCCAGTGGCAAAAAGAGCTGGGAGCGGCCACACATCTACGCAAGATAGCGGTAAATGTAAGCAGCAAGCAGTTTAATGAGACGACCTTTTTCGACAAAGTGCTGCATGCCATCAGCCGAAGCGGGATCAAATCCGCCCAGCTCGAACTTGAGCTAACCGAGTCGATCATCATCGACAACCTTGAAAAGGTCTCCGAAAAGATGCGGCAGCTTCGCGCGCATAATATCGGCATCTCCATTGACGATTTCGGGACGGGTTATTCGTCGCTCTCCTACCTCAAAAAGCTCCCCTTCTCGACACTCAAGATCGACAAGTCCTTTACCCAGGATATTCAGACCAATGCCGACGATGCCGAACTGATCAGGACCATCATCACCATCGCACACAGTTTTCATCTCAACGTGATCGCAGAAGGGGTCGAGACCGCCGAACAGTACGCCTTTTTGCACGAGCACCGCTGCAGCTGTTTTCAGGGTTACTACTGCAGTCCGCCGCTCCCAGGCAAAGCGTTTGGCGATCTGCTGCACGATAAGAGCAGGGCCTGCACCGATACACCGGTCAACATTTGATCTGCTGTGCTGCGGGAGATAAGGGCATCCCCTCATAAATCCCCCGACAACAGGGTTTTCCTGCAAGATAGAGAACCTTCCCTGTCAACATCCTTCTTGTTTACATACGTTAACACGCCGTTGAGCAACCGCTTACAAACCCGCTCTATCATTATGAAAGATAAAGAGGACTCTTTATCATACACCGTAAAAAGGATACAACATGAAACGTACACTATTGATCGGACTGCTTTTGACCTCGGTCAGCGCTTTTGCCTATATGGGCCATCCCGGACCCGACAGGATGATGCTCGACGAACTCAACCTCACACCGGCCCAGGAGAAAGAGATCAAGACGATCCGCAAAGAGTCCAGAAACGAGCGTATCAAGCTGATGGATCAGATGGATGAGCTCCGCGATGAGACCCGAAAACAGATGATGTCGGTTCTAAACGATGAACAGAAGAGACAGTTCATAGCCCTTCGCAAAGAGATGCGCCAGTCACGCAGGGACAACGGCTGCGATCGTGGTACAATGGGTAAAATGAAACCACCAATGCGATAAAAGATGACAAAAGTACTGCTGATAGAAGATGATACAGAGATCACCACGCTGCTCAAAAGCTTTCTCGAGCGCTACGGCATGGAGGTAATCGCCTACGAGAACCCTTTGAGCGCGATCGACTCCTTCGGCATCGAGTCCTACGACATCGTACTGCTCGATCTTACCCTGCCGCAGCTCGACGGGCTTGAGGTGTGCCGGCAAATCCGCAAAAAGAGCGACATCCCCATCATCATCTCATCGGCACGCCATGATCTTGCCGACAAGGTCGTGGCACTCGACTACGGCGCAGACGACTACCTGCCAAAACCCTACGAACCGCGCGAACTTGTCGCCCGTATTCAGAGTCATATCCGCCGCTACGCCGGCAGCCTGGCCAAAAAGCCTTCGCGTTTTGCCATCGACAGCGAACGGATGCGCATCACCAAAGACGGTGTTCCGATTGAGCTGACGCTGGCAGAATACGAACTGCTTTCACTCCTCATCAAGAACGCCCAGAAAGTGATCTCCCGCGACTTCATCGCCAACAACGTCAACGCCATCTCGTGGGAGAGCTCCGAGCGCAGCATCGACGTGCTGATGAGCCGCATCCGCCATAAGATCGAAGAGAACCCGAAAAAACCACTCTTCATCCGCTCCATCCGCGGCGTCGGCTACAAGTTTACGGAGTAAGCATGAACCGCCACTCCATCTTCTTCAAACTCAACCTCCTCTTTGGCCTTGCCCTGCTGATGCTACTGCTGCTTTTCGGCTTTTTCAGGTTCAACACTGCCCTGCATGAACACCGCCTCGAGAGCCAGCGCGGCATGGAGCTGATGCGCCTGCTTCACCATACCAAGGCCGCCTCCGCCTCCCAACGCGCCGAACAGCTCGAAGAGGCGCAGTTCGAGCTGCTGCCGGCCGGCAGCCTGCCCACCGCCGCCAAGCTGCTGCCGGCACCAAGAAAAGAGCCCCGGCACCGTGCCCCTTTTGCCCTCTACATCGATGACGATACCTACTATTTCAAGTCCCTGATCCCGCATGACGACTTCCTGGTCAAAGACAGCCGCAAAGCCGATACCTTCGCCGGACTGCACCTTATCTTTCTGCTGCTGCTTGCCGGATTGACGGCACTCTACGTCACCCTAAGACGGAGCCTTCTGCCCCTGAAGGGCCTCACGCAGGAGATCCGCCGTTTTGCCAGGGGTGACAACGGAGTCGACACCGCCAGCACCCGACGCGACGAGATCGGTACGATCGCCAACGAGTTCAACGACGCCGTCAAGACGATCGTTCAGCTCCAATCCTCCCGTCAGCTCTTCCTGCGCAACATCATGCACGAGCTAA
Encoded proteins:
- a CDS encoding EAL domain-containing protein, with amino-acid sequence MFTPAESTDETQIKAEMITVAYDHLGFSSFAVIVNAFVLSMALWSVIDHATILIWVIAVLSVSLFRYYSSLRFRHHREKYTVKYWEQLFLAGVTVSAIFWASASFVLFTPESIMHQAMLIIVLAGISAGAVSSLASVLTAIRIFLVLLLVPLLIQLLLQGTELHYWTALLIVMFIALVLTISKRFNENHLKVIKSHLMYEKAKEERDLTAERFETVFREAPAGIFLYDSDLKILEINQEFSDFLDTPPDSLIGLDMKQLPDQRILPAIQAVMDDSGGYYEGEYRTKYKRKETWISMRTSPVLDANRHVIGGIAIISDITERMNDQKKIQHQAYYDALTNIPNRTLLIERIHHEIGRFKRHHIIAGMLFLDLDHFKNINDSLGHQVGDQLLIETAKRLKSILRDEDTLSRLGGDEFVILLPDLGSEPIPALGKAEHVAEKVHRALEEPFILQGHELSTSASIGMVITDDDNSTTEDLIKHADMAMYQAKKEWRGSTSFYRPEMDRMIKRRLRIDHALRSTVSANELELYFQPIIEFATGNVIGAEALLRWENPKLGRITPDEFIPIAEESGVIIEIGEWVLNRACEQFAQWQKELGAATHLRKIAVNVSSKQFNETTFFDKVLHAISRSGIKSAQLELELTESIIIDNLEKVSEKMRQLRAHNIGISIDDFGTGYSSLSYLKKLPFSTLKIDKSFTQDIQTNADDAELIRTIITIAHSFHLNVIAEGVETAEQYAFLHEHRCSCFQGYYCSPPLPGKAFGDLLHDKSRACTDTPVNI
- a CDS encoding response regulator transcription factor; translated protein: MTKVLLIEDDTEITTLLKSFLERYGMEVIAYENPLSAIDSFGIESYDIVLLDLTLPQLDGLEVCRQIRKKSDIPIIISSARHDLADKVVALDYGADDYLPKPYEPRELVARIQSHIRRYAGSLAKKPSRFAIDSERMRITKDGVPIELTLAEYELLSLLIKNAQKVISRDFIANNVNAISWESSERSIDVLMSRIRHKIEENPKKPLFIRSIRGVGYKFTE
- a CDS encoding ArsS family sensor histidine kinase; the encoded protein is MNRHSIFFKLNLLFGLALLMLLLLFGFFRFNTALHEHRLESQRGMELMRLLHHTKAASASQRAEQLEEAQFELLPAGSLPTAAKLLPAPRKEPRHRAPFALYIDDDTYYFKSLIPHDDFLVKDSRKADTFAGLHLIFLLLLAGLTALYVTLRRSLLPLKGLTQEIRRFARGDNGVDTASTRRDEIGTIANEFNDAVKTIVQLQSSRQLFLRNIMHELKTPLTKGKLTLAMMEPGEEVRYLDTLLNRMDSLINQFARIEKLQSGNRQKERRKIYALIQEAITNLYLDNAQKSRIEINAQREVQIDVDSELFVSALSNLLDNALKYTADKTVKVTIEPTQICISNRADTLPQPIEAYLQPFISEHHSDGGTGLGLYIVDTVVSAHGFTLDYRYEHGIHTFCIRFI
- a CDS encoding Spy/CpxP family protein refolding chaperone, with product MKRTLLIGLLLTSVSAFAYMGHPGPDRMMLDELNLTPAQEKEIKTIRKESRNERIKLMDQMDELRDETRKQMMSVLNDEQKRQFIALRKEMRQSRRDNGCDRGTMGKMKPPMR